Sequence from the Frondihabitans peucedani genome:
ACGTCCACCTCGCCGAAGCGGTCGATGGCCGCCTCGACCGCGCGGGTGATCTGGGCGGGGTCGGTGACGTCGAGCGCGAGCGCGAGCGCCGTGTCGGGGTTGGCGCTCTCGAGATCCTGCACCTTCGAGACGTCTCGCGCGGTGACGACGGCGCGGTCGCCCCGCTTCAGGACGGCCTCGGCGAGCGAGCGCCCGAGTCCGGTCGAGCAGCCGGTGATGAACCAGGTGGATGCGGGCATGGAGTCTCTCCTTCGACGACGGGAACCCGTCCAGTCAACAACCGCCGCGCCTCGGCTGGCAGGCACCGGCAGTGCCTCCCGCCCGGTGGCGCGAATGAAAACGGCGACTCGCGCACGAATCGTGCGTCACGGCGGCGCCCTGCGGCAGCTCCTTGCGCGGGTGATGGTGCGACGCGCGATCCTCCCCGATACTGGCCGGAACCAAGCAGTTCTCATTCAGCGATCGGAGGTCGAACCATGTCACAGGCAGCGAGAGTCACGCGCCCCGCCATCATCGGTGAACCCGAGGTCGTCGAGGACGCCCGCACCTCCGCCGCGTGGCTCGACCTGAAGGCCGCCGCGATCGCGCTTCAGAGCCTGCAGGCTCAGGACGGCGCCGTGCCCGACGAGGCAGCCCATGCCGAGGCGACAAGCCTCGTGCGCAGGATCACGTCGGCGATCGCGATCCTGACCCCCGCCTTCGAGCACGACCGCGCGTACCTCGAGCGGCTCGTCGTCGACTTCGACCGCTGGGCCGGGTCGGGCTTCGGGGTGCCCGACTTCCACGACTCGCTGGTCGCCTTCCACCCGCAGCGCGACCGCGTCGACGGGCTGCGGCACCTGGTCGTGTTCCCCATGTACACGCAGAACGGCAGCACGTCGCGGCTCGTCGAGGCCGTGATCGTCGAGGTGATCTGGCCGGAGTTCGTCGCCGAGCTGGAGGCGGGCGAGTACTCGAACGCCCTGTTCGTGCCGATCCGGTTCGTCGACTTCACGTCCGGCTACGACACGAACTCTGCCGTGCTGTTCCCGGAGTCCGTCGCGATGCGCGAGATCCCGACGTTCACCTGGGGGGCGATCTTCGCCGACCGGGAGGCGGCGCGGTTCCGGCGGGTGCTCCGGGCGGCGTCCGAGATCACCAAGCTGGAGCTGCCGACCGATGCCGCGAGGCTCCTCGACGACCAGCGTCTGGCCGAGGAGACCTTCGTGATGTGGGACCTCATCCACGACCGCACGCACATGCGCGGCGACCTCCCCTTCGACCCGTTCATGATCAAGCAGCGCATGCCGTTCTTCCTCTACTCGCTCGAGGAGCTCCGCTGCGACCTGACCGCCTACCGCGAGGCCGTCCGCCTGACCCGGAGCGACGACACCGACGACCTCACCCGCGAGCGCGCGCAGCTCGTGCAGTACGCGGTCCTGTTCGACCGCATCTTCCGGTTCGCGATCACCGGCTCGCGGGTGCGCAACTACGACGGG
This genomic interval carries:
- a CDS encoding DUF6421 family protein; its protein translation is MSQAARVTRPAIIGEPEVVEDARTSAAWLDLKAAAIALQSLQAQDGAVPDEAAHAEATSLVRRITSAIAILTPAFEHDRAYLERLVVDFDRWAGSGFGVPDFHDSLVAFHPQRDRVDGLRHLVVFPMYTQNGSTSRLVEAVIVEVIWPEFVAELEAGEYSNALFVPIRFVDFTSGYDTNSAVLFPESVAMREIPTFTWGAIFADREAARFRRVLRAASEITKLELPTDAARLLDDQRLAEETFVMWDLIHDRTHMRGDLPFDPFMIKQRMPFFLYSLEELRCDLTAYREAVRLTRSDDTDDLTRERAQLVQYAVLFDRIFRFAITGSRVRNYDGVGGQLLFAWLHQHHVLHWTDTRLAIDWDEVPDVIVALGTAIDELYWKSIDRPKVAHWLAAYDLVSATLTPHPASAWAKRDLPLDGPPKGYTDRVLDDEFPLSMFYEALSKKMTTVIESTAGITGSTPDLDAPRAESAVVAA